The following DNA comes from Anastrepha obliqua isolate idAnaObli1 chromosome 1, idAnaObli1_1.0, whole genome shotgun sequence.
tttttacaaaaacgttCGAAACATTCTAATTAATGCCTAAGCTTATCTTTGCAGCtagtattttcaaattttgaaccTCGATTTGGCTGTTTATAAGTATGAGTTTACGGTCAACTTCAATTTTTCTGAGCCGTTCAATTTCCGAATTGTGGCGTTTTGTTTCCTTTAGTAAactgttttgaatattttgaaagttttcgaGGCCTTGGTTTAATTCCTTTAAGTGGCCTTCTATTTCAGTATAGTGATGACTCTGGATTTCCAATCCCTTTCTGACGTtgtcattcatttctttttgaACATCTAGTTCAATGTTTAATAGCTCCGAAGGGTTAATTTTTTTGCGAGTTTGCTGGCTGGTTTTTTGTGCAGGCAAAGCACTTTCCCTTTGCGTGTCACCGGCAGTTTCGGTGCTATTTTCGTCCAAGCACTTGTCCATGCAACTACATTCCACTTCAGAGTCCTCACTAGAGCTGTTATCTTTATCACTACTGTTATTTTCACGTTGCTTACCAGTTAATTTCGTTGCATTCAAACCAAAAGGCTTGCCATCTTCGACACCTTCCGCAGCTGCTACTGACGCAGTTATATCCAAAATTGACTGTTCTAATACAGAAAAAACATGTTGCTTGCAAGGTCCTCCACCGGTCTTTTtcctatttttggtattttcgaCAGCCTTGTTTCGTACGTATCGTTTTTGATCAATCCAAACCTGTAAGCAATGGCTATATAAATTATGGCACATTCCATAGCCACATTGCATTGATAGTCACCTTTTTCCATTCGGAGATTGATTTTGATGGTGGGCCCATGCTATTGAGGGAATTGTTCAATTTCTTCCAAAAAGCCAGcactttatctttattttttttttggaagcccTTTCCTATTTCAGGATTTTCGGCCATAGTGCTTACCAAGAAAGTCAACTGTGTTTTGTTTATAGACCTAATGTGatataaaataattcttaaCTAAGTTTAATAAGCAATAAACAATCCTTACATTTTATCGAGTGTTGTTCCCCACTTTCAGTTTTGCGAACAAATTCTATACATTCACatggaaataaatttgttgaCGTTTAgggtaatttttcgaaaatgggAAATTTTTCACATGTGAAGTTCAGAATAAGAACAGAACAAATGTGGGAATTTTTCCATTGGGAATTGCATTCACGCGAAGTTTACAATAAGGCTGATTGAAACATAATTATTCagaattatatttctaataaataaagaataaaaaaaatagaatgaaatttattctgcaaattatttcaaaagCATAATAGGCATTCTTGGATAATATTCTAGGggcaactaaaaacaaaaacgatagATCATTGAACTGACATTTAAAACAAAGAGGACgtacaagcaaacaaaaaaaaatttccaaaatatattttaaaactgaGTATCTCGAAAATGTTCCCTGAGTATCTAGGAAGACTCTTCCGGTGGcgaaaaattagtcatccagttttgtttttgaatatttttgaagtgaaaacttctttagaatcgttgggagtgatttgagactcgatgaaacgaaaaagcgacactcttggctacgaagcgttatatgttgatatacgtatatgtgtgtggctgcgtactgctgatcacgctagtatagtgagtattgtagtatgtatactacactgccttttacttgctttggtgtttagttcaagcgtcatacgtatgtatgtctgtatgctagtacgtatgtgtgagCGCCTGCGTATtgcggagccacggtgagcgagaaggcatgatgtatacctatactacactacttaatacttgcttagaccaaccgtcctacgaatgtttgtatgtatgttagtacgtctgtgtaatatacgcgttacgacgctcataatagcaaccacgtgtgctgtattgcgtccgtatttttatattcgtaaatattttaatttttaaatatttaccgcaattatgccgaaaaataatgcagaaaagtgtcgtgaatatcgacagaaaaaaaaacaaaaagaaaataaaactaaaaaaaccgcAAAGACTTCAACAGAACGTGTACGTGAATTTCGTGCACGCCGAAAAACATTACGAAATgcttttgtatcatattttagctatcataagccacttgtatcatttgttgaaattgaaaacattgaggataaataataataaaatgaagaaaataaaatatgaactttatagcaatattataatgaacctataattatcccgctcctaatgctgctttcgtctcattctcatTTAGTtcgttttacggaaggtttcacttctatcgcgtctaaccgttagactggtattttttttttttattccatgaTCATGAATACTATGAGATAACATTTTTAGGAACTAAACAATTACTATATAACTTTTAGAGTGAATAAACAGAAATGaaatgtttgtatactgcagctgtttatttgtttgttttggtgtttttcgtaggacagactagcaagtacagcactcagacaacattaagtccattgtactgctgcttattttttaattttctttaaatctttctgacctccgaagaaatctgagtagatcttgtggtgtcaaGAAGCCAAGGTAGTCACTCCTTGCCATCTCATCGCCCTCTTTACAagttgggcagagtgcactgtcaaagatgcctacctttccaatgtgcttcgcccacagaaaatGGGTGCCTATAATGCCTTCTGCTCAATGACGGATGACAGACGGACgggcatgacaggtaacataagTTTggccatctgcagcctctctcagcctgccaggcTCGCTTATGGGTTAGAGTATCccgctttgatggctgcagaagggagtgcaagAACGGGCTTTAGGCCAGGGGAGTTGGCCTCAAAGACCATCCTAGGTAAAGAGTCGAAGATCTTATTAGCCGCGATACCCACATGTACCAAGAcctatgttagcatcaggatattacaTCTAATGATATAGTTCAGCCtcgatttacaggactcaactacccttgaagtggtcgGAGGGCTATCTAAGGCAATGAGCTCAGCTTgttgctgcagacacatatagatctgcctctccatctgttttccacaacaaagttcatggcttcttgaacagcatacatcTCCGTTTGAGACACAGGTGCGTGAATTCCAAGAGCAAAGCGTAGTTTTATCCCGCTGGCTTCTacgtagacaccagagccggaaccatgctcggtcctggatccatccgtgaaaatgcgaaaacaatgTTTGCGGGGCTTATTTTCAGAGTGTGACCACAATTGAGCCggtggcagcaccacactgtatttCTTTTCAAgaacgactcttgatggcatggagtgaAGGGGCATGGCGAGGATCGTAGAATCGACGTCCATGCattctctgttgtccaatgccgagtagaggccgtaccaattcccattgtatTTCACCCTACAGATGGCCTTCAatgcctctccttggatgaagtAGTAGTAGACCAACCAGAGCAACTAATTCCGGACttgaaaagctccggtgcagcAGATGGTCACAGTGCGTTGAAGTCCCGATAAGGTTCTCCTTtctttttatgctgttttattACTGCCTTACATATCTTCACATATACGagtagtatttaaaaaaattcagtttggGCTGGCTATTATATTTCGGAATTCAATAAACTCGTAGCCAATGAGGGTTATAACTTCACCAGACGGGCAGACGCAAATTTAGGGTTGACACATAAGAAGTGTGCGAGTGGAACTTAAGCCGTATGTGGAAACCGTTAACATGTACCAAGTTTGGACAGGTTTCACTAAGTCGTTGTCCGATACAAGCTTTACCCAAAACTGGGTGAGTGATTGTttatctttaaaattttcaccgTCTCCTTAATACCTTTCTTCGTTCATCATTTGCacctaattttcttaatttctcttcatttataatatattactgttttttttttttttttaactatcgaTGGCAGGTGGGTTATTACCCTAGACAAACAGTTTTTGCTTGAGGTATCGTACGTACGGGTGGTTTAGCCGttcaaaggaaattaaaaacctAATTATTTGATCTCTTTATCTCTCTCAAGTAAATGCATAATTTAATGGCTTTTAGTCAcatattgtttttttgtctgATATGATAATTATAGAGGAACAACCACTTCAGCTTATTAGTTCGAACAGATATCAATCAAATTCGTCTTCATTTTACTGCCACTTAGCCCAATTTATGTGAATAGCAAACCCATTTTCCTGCAACTCTAATGACCAAATCAACAATTCGTAGCAAAAGCCGAAACAAATACCAACAAAGTAAACAGACTCAGTGAACCACacgtttacatacaaatatacattgtgtatgtgtgggtgtgtgcgtgtgtgtacgtTGCTAACTTATGCGCATTTAAGATGAGCTGCAACTTGAAAGCACGTATACTATCACAAATGCACACAGTACAGTAAGGCCACTGAAAATCGCACAGCTTCTTTTTTGCCgtgtttgcaatattttgaaattctaCTTTGCAATATATTGAAATTCTACTTACTTTTATTACACAACACAGCACTTTGAATCCAAATTATCCTGAAAGGGAAACCTACAGCAATAGCCCTACATCAGGTAGTATGGACTATGGAGGAATCTCTAGAAGGGAAACAAATCACTTTGGCGGTCTTTATAGACTACCAATAATATTAAGACTGAGTCAATTGTCATTGCACTAAATAGACCAGAGGTGGAAAGACTTATCCctctctggatctcgtccctgctggGCTGTAGAGAAATTAATGGTAAGGCGGGAGCAAGCAGAATCACTAGACTCGCGCATAGGGGTACACCGCAGGGTGGTATCCTCTCGTCTCCTCTGTAGCTATTTAGTAGGTATTAACGAGTAAATGTAGTAGTAGCATAAGCCGATTGCGTGGTTCTAATGCTATCGGcaccgtttccctcagtcatgtcTGAGATTTTTGGAAAGGTCAGTGGCTGTACCCAGTCGTTGGACTGCCAACTCCGACAAAACGGTGCTGGAgatatttaccagaaaatataaaccttcaCGCTTCGAAAggactataatatcactaaacggGGGAGGGTACAAAGGACAGCATGTATTGGCATCACGGGAGCATCTAGTACTTGTCTCAGTGCTGCCGTCGTTTTGCAAtcacttcccatcgacttttacgttctTTCCATCGCAGCtgaaagtgcaatcaggttaaaggagattggcccCTGGAGGCAAtttctcaagggacatggtagcatttttggccAGTTAACTCTGTATTTCTCCGATATTCGGATAGATCCCTTCACCCACAAACTTGGGTCGAGGGTCGTGCGGGGGCAATCTTTCccagtaggcaggattggaacgaggagaaaatctgcaccgaagctagTACCTTTGGCTGCACTGATGGCCTCAAGATAGAAACGGGAGTCGTTTTCGTCGGAAGGGATTTCTCTacatcagccaatttatctataatATTTCCTCAAAACTGTCGAATACCAGTAGTGTTTTGCAGTTAGAAGTCTTTCCGATTCTGCAGTCATGGAAAATGCTTAGGAAACGTGGGCGAGATATTAACACTTTTACCGATAgacaagctgcgatcaaggctctgacgatgccATATTGCAGATCCCAACTATCAACTCCTGTAAGCAGAAGATTAAATCTCTGATTTGGGTTCCAGGGCATGTGaatatagaaggaaatgaaattgctgatgagcttgcaaggaaggggactgaattggtttcAGAGGCCACCTACTCggccatcggcatccccctaacTGATGTTAAAAGGCAATCAATCGCACAACTTATTTATCAGGAAAGTGCATACAAGATGAAGCTCAATTCCTTTATAATGCAAaagacggaggactcagaaagtcttggAGAATCTTCACTATTAAATTTCCATTTGTAAAAAGccaggtttattatttaaccctCATTGGAGAAGCTGTTGGGctctttcagagaaggaaactgttgagcactttgtctgtaaatgtccgggtttggcagctagacgattaatgTCACTGAgtactcctttcttcgacaacctAAATCCTATCAATCCTCTCCAtaacatcaacagctctggctggctgtagatagcTGCCCATTGGAGGTCTCATTATGGCATCAGAACGGCGCTTTAATGCTACTTTCGAAAGTTGCTTAGAAATTTTGTGCTATtagttttttgctatttttattaaaatactatagttttataacaaatttcctaaaaaggtgagtttttaaatatgtacacacatcaCAAAATTTAACTGTACGATTTTCACTAACGCTCACTGTGTGTGCGTTTATTTTGCGGCAAGACAATCGGACCATGGCCAACTCAAATGCAGTTGCAAGCATTGGTCAGAGCCACTAAATCTTTATTTGCTGTACTAAATGCACAAATCCAAAAACAAATAGACTACGGTATGTGTACACgacatacctacacacacatacatgcgctTTTGTGCATTATACTTCCAAATTGTGCAAGGATTCGCAAGAATCTCAATTGTGttctgtacttttttactttttttctctttgcaGTAAATCCAAGGCGATTTGGTTTTCCTTGCTTTAGTTCTTCTTTGCCATATATTGCAATTTAGCACTCGAAacacaaattctcaaaatatctGTTCAAGACGAAGAAATACTCAGTTTCAGAAAAGACAATTTTaagatacacacacatgcacatgcatgtATCTAGTTTCACGAAAAATGGTTTTCAACATCGCATCACTTAAACCGAATTTTCTAGTTCAAATATATAGTTTGTCTAGAAGCGTGGCCGCCAAAATTCGAACTTAGAACTcggttaaaaaaagtaaaattgaaatGCTGCTAAATAAGCGTAGCCTCTTCGCAATCCGTGTTATTCAATTTGctatttttgtgagaaatttctAATTCTAATTCCTGTTTGCCTGTTggcttttttaagaaatacatTAAAGTGCCTataattttgagtattttaatttGGGGAAAATTACTACTACCTGGTCAATTCTAAAGAATGAATTGGAGAATTCGTGAAAAAGCATTAAGTGGTCAGTTTAGGCCTTGCGCGTAACTGTAAGTCTAGCTAGTAAGTCTCGACTAGCTGCCAAATCCgaacatttacaaagaaaatgctcaacagtctctttctctgaatgGTCTCCACAGCTTTTGTAATgggagttaaatggtaaccctgtcttttccgcgtgtgcgcctatcgtccagtgaccggtaaacacagctatgagtttggaaattgaatggcgtggaacCCCAGAACTTTCTGAGCCTTCCAAATATCGTtatggggccaaagggtttttgaaatagcCCACGAAAAAATAGAGCtctatcttttctgcgctttcctcagaaataatttgtacagtTGCCCTTTAACAGGGCCCTTTCAGGGGGATGTCGATGACCGGGTAGAAGGgccctgaggccaattcagtccccttacTGGCacgctcatcagcaatttcatttccctccatgttcctatgtcctggaaccccgATTAAACAAATGCTACCTGCTCACACAAGAGATTTGTCTCCTCTTTACAGgtgtttactaatttcgttctgcaccatgcaCAATTGTATCTATATGACTTTTCTCACCAATTCGAGTCAATTATGTGCGCCGCACAACTGCTATTTTAAGTCTTATAGATTATTCCTaataatatttgcttaattttaaacACCAAACTTTTCAAGACTAGCTCAGTGAGCGtaggaaaaattcatttatactttttagtccATTTATAGGATCAGGTGTggctatataaaattttttatttcatttttatttttaattagtttttgctCGTCTTGTCTTCGTTATGCCAGTCCTTATGAatattgcatacaaatttttaagatttcccatttttttgcctcttttccggaaccaaaaacaaacaatttttaagtggaaataatgatggcaaacATTCATGGTTATCGGAAAAGTCATCTTATTTTAGATAATTAAATGTACTACTATTGgggttaatttatttttacttgacATGATGTCTTGACTGTTCTCGCGGTATTCGATTTTAAgcgttatttaaaacaaaacacatttttaggtATTATTTGCTTGTACGCccactttttttcaatgttgGCCCATTGGTTAAAtggatcgattttttttatttttagttaaaggatatgtaaattaataaaaatgatcaATAAAATCTGAACTAAGCCCAGGCAATTAAAAATGGCTgcttaataaaattgtaaatttacgGGTTGTACTTCTAactttataattgaaaaaagtgtgTGCAAACTAATCAACAAATTATTTCAGAAACTAAAATACTTTTGTAGCCATTAAAAAGGGCATACACTGCATAGGTGGCTGTTGTGAGACCAGGTTATAAATTTATGTGTCTCGACATCGGTGGTTTCGTCAAAAGCAATGATGGCGGTTCCTAAATCAACACTGCTTGGGACGACAAAATTAACCCTGTCCGCATACTTAAATTGAATTTGAAGCTTTTGCTCTTAAACTATTTGA
Coding sequences within:
- the LOC129237077 gene encoding uncharacterized protein LOC129237077; this encodes MAENPEIGKGFQKKNKDKVLAFWKKLNNSLNSMGPPSKSISEWKKVWIDQKRYVRNKAVENTKNRKKTGGGPCKQHVFSVLEQSILDITASVAAAEGVEDGKPFGLNATKLTGKQRENNSSDKDNSSSEDSEVECSCMDKCLDENSTETAGDTQRESALPAQKTSQQTRKKINPSELLNIELDVQKEMNDNVRKGLEIQSHHYTEIEGHLKELNQGLENFQNIQNSLLKETKRHNSEIERLRKIEVDRKLILINSQIEVQNLKILAAKISLGIN